The following proteins are encoded in a genomic region of Cercospora beticola chromosome 8, complete sequence:
- a CDS encoding uncharacterized protein (antiSMASH:Cluster_3) — protein MDSVQKSFISKLDAVFPEGRYENWQICRSLLPHVQYAAEQDSKIRSVLLTLAEVMYRAAIYSLSTYGRDQAAHMAGGSLRLRTECLGKDAEATLGSQLLMALVLREQGSLEEGQKAMLEVLEGSKASFGEDHSLTITSKDMLAIIYAGKGHLKEAEGLAEEVLKSKRAVPGTDASDLLSIWITLADAYGRQGRFKKAEELLLNALDDPRAKLAASHHELELAKTGLASLYYKQDRFEEAESLYKEAMKDAMARRGTDHPDTLIIVRALADMYFDDERWAEGEELQAKVVEGYKRIHGSKKEITLVQMSGLARSKVHRAGKVDAYDLAVHLSNEALELVEQVVEGYKAIYGPRHPQTVEHIKVRAQCQWRCAIICFDQRRWGDAVELQKKTAENYKEILGTQHPDTLAQVSWVACYLREHAWAHHKQQRWEDAEKLLEEAVEAFTEAHGSQHPDTLYSVST, from the coding sequence ATGGATTCAGTTCAAAAGAGCTTTATCAGCAAGCTCGATGCGGTTTTCCCGGAGGGCCGATACGAGAATTGGCAGATTTGCCGAAGCCTCTTGCCGCATGTGCAGTACGCGGCAGAGCAGGACTCCAAGATCAGAAGCGTTCTCCTTACGTTGGCAGAGGTAATGTATCGAGCTGCGATATACAGCTTGAGCACGTACGGCCGAGATCAGGCTGCGCATATGGCTGGCGGATCACTACGCCTTCGCACAGAGTGCCTTGGGAAGGATGCTGAGGCGACACTGGGCTCGCAACTCCTGATGGCGCTGGTGTTAAGAGAACAAGGGTCGTTGGAAGAGGGACAGAAGGCAATGCTGGAAGTGCTAGAGGGGAGCAAGGCCAGCTTCGGTGAGGACCACTCTCTCACCATCACGTCTAAGGACATGCTCGCTATCATATACGCCGGTAAGGGACACTTGAAGGAGGCGGAGGGCTTAGCGGAAGAAGTACTGAAGTCGAAGAGAGCGGTCCCGGGGACAGACGCATCTGACCTATTGAGTATCTGGATCACTCTTGCCGACGCGTACGGACGGCAAGGACGCTTCAAGAAGGCAGAGGAGCTGTTGCTAAACGCACTTGATGACCCAAGGGCGAAGCTAGCTGCTAGCCACCATGAATTAGAACTTGCAAAGACTGGACTGGCCTCCCTATATTACAAGCAAGATCGatttgaagaagcagagtcATTATACAAGGAGGCAATGAAGGACGCGATGGCGAGGCGAGGGACAGATCATCCAGATACGTTAATCATTGTACGCGCGCTCGCTGACATGTATTTCGATGATGAACGATGGGCAGAAGGCGAGGAGCTCCAAGCGAAAGTAGTGGAAGGCTACAAGAGGATACATGGCTCGAAGAAAGAGATCACCCTGGTCCAAATGTCCGGCCTTGCGCGCAGCAAAGTGCATCGCGCAGGGAAGGTGGATGCTTACGATTTGGCTGTGCATCTTTCGAACGAAGCCCTGGAGCTGGTGGAACAAGTGGTAGAGGGCTACAAGGCAATCTATGGCCCACGTCATCCCCAAACTGTCGAGCACATCAAGGTGCGTGCCCAATGTCAATGGCGTTGCGCGATAATATGCTTCGATCAACGCCGATGGGGAGACGCCGTGGAGCTGCAAAAAAAGACAGCAGAGAACTATAAGGAAATTTTGGGCACGCAGCACCCCGACACACTGGCGCAAGTCTCCTGGGTCGCTTGCTATCTGAGAGAGCACGCGTGGGCACATCACAAGCAGCAACGATGGGAGGACGCTGAGAAACTGCTGGAGGAAGCGGTGGAGGCTTTTACGGAGGCACATGGCTCACAGCATCCAGACACACTCTATTCAGTATCCACGTGA